From the genome of Psychroserpens ponticola, one region includes:
- the hemE gene encoding uroporphyrinogen decarboxylase, with translation MIKNDLFLRALKGETVERPPVWMMRQAGRYLPEFMEIKAKYDFFTRCQTPELASEITVQPIRRYGMDAAILFSDILVIPQAMNIEVQMKPNFGPYLPNPIRSQKDVDNVIVPDVKEALNYVYEAIKATKEKLNDEIPLIGFAGSPWTILCYCVQGQGSKNFDKAKEFCFTNPIAAHQLLQKITDTTIAYLKEKVKAGCNAVQVFDSWGGMLSPVDYQEFSWQYIQQIIDALKEDAPVIAFGKGCWFALGDMAKSGASALGVDWTCSAKNARYLSGGNITLQGNFDPTRLFSPPSEIKKMVHQMINEFGKDRYIVNLGHGILPNIPLNNAKAFIDAVKEYKA, from the coding sequence ATGATAAAAAACGATTTATTTTTAAGAGCACTAAAAGGTGAAACAGTCGAACGTCCACCAGTTTGGATGATGCGTCAAGCAGGTCGTTATCTTCCTGAGTTTATGGAAATCAAAGCAAAATATGATTTCTTTACACGATGTCAAACACCAGAATTAGCAAGTGAAATTACAGTGCAACCTATTCGTCGCTACGGAATGGATGCTGCTATATTGTTTTCAGATATTTTAGTGATTCCTCAAGCCATGAATATTGAAGTTCAAATGAAACCAAATTTTGGTCCTTATTTGCCAAATCCTATTCGCTCACAAAAAGATGTCGATAATGTTATTGTTCCAGATGTTAAAGAAGCTTTAAATTATGTTTACGAAGCCATAAAAGCAACTAAAGAAAAATTAAATGATGAGATTCCTTTAATTGGATTTGCTGGTTCACCTTGGACAATCTTATGTTACTGTGTACAAGGGCAAGGCAGTAAAAACTTTGATAAAGCGAAAGAGTTTTGTTTTACAAATCCTATTGCAGCTCATCAATTATTACAGAAAATTACAGATACTACAATTGCGTATTTAAAAGAAAAAGTAAAAGCTGGTTGTAATGCTGTACAGGTATTCGATTCTTGGGGAGGAATGTTGTCTCCTGTTGATTATCAAGAATTCTCATGGCAATATATTCAGCAAATTATTGATGCTTTAAAAGAAGATGCTCCAGTAATTGCATTTGGTAAAGGCTGTTGGTTTGCTCTTGGAGATATGGCAAAATCTGGAGCTTCTGCTTTAGGTGTTGATTGGACATGTTCTGCAAAAAATGCGAGATATTTAAGCGGTGGAAATATTACTCTGCAAGGTAATTTTGATCCAACACGATTGTTTTCTCCGCCTTCAGAGATTAAAAAAATGGTACACCAAATGATTAACGAGTTTGGAAAAGACAGATATATTGTAAATTTAGGTCATGGCATTTTACCCAATATTCCGTTAAACAATGCAAAAGCATTTATCGATGCTGTAAAAGAATATAAGGCTTAG
- a CDS encoding EI24 domain-containing protein translates to MIKNILNGIQAYSGALALISKLKLWKFFFVPIIISIITATVIILTAYGLSDNISDYITSLLPDWAENSWIKGIFSFISGIIILAIGLILYKHIIMALSAPFMSPVSEKIEVYLTGAERKNHRNTTFKEQLWRGIRINIRNLAKELLITIPILLLNFIPIVTIFSTVLLFLVQAYYAGFGNMDYTLERHLNYRKSVQFVRKNKGVAIGNGIVFILFLLLPVIGVILVLPMSVTAASIKTVKLLEEENLLLEHKILVS, encoded by the coding sequence ATGATAAAGAACATATTAAATGGCATACAAGCATATTCAGGTGCTTTAGCATTAATTTCAAAGCTAAAGCTTTGGAAGTTCTTTTTCGTTCCTATCATCATCAGTATTATTACAGCAACAGTTATTATCCTCACGGCTTATGGCTTATCTGACAATATTAGTGACTACATTACAAGTTTATTACCTGACTGGGCTGAGAATTCATGGATAAAAGGGATTTTCTCATTCATTAGTGGAATTATAATTTTAGCCATTGGATTAATTCTATATAAACACATCATTATGGCACTTTCTGCACCATTTATGAGTCCAGTTTCAGAAAAAATTGAAGTCTATTTAACTGGAGCCGAAAGAAAAAACCATAGAAATACAACGTTTAAAGAACAACTTTGGCGAGGTATTAGAATAAATATAAGAAATCTTGCTAAAGAACTCCTAATCACTATTCCTATTCTATTGTTAAATTTTATTCCTATTGTAACTATTTTTTCAACAGTTTTACTATTCCTTGTTCAAGCCTATTATGCTGGTTTTGGAAATATGGATTATACCTTAGAGCGCCATTTAAATTATCGCAAAAGTGTTCAATTTGTAAGAAAAAACAAAGGTGTTGCCATTGGAAACGGAATTGTTTTTATCCTATTCTTACTCCTTCCTGTTATTGGTGTGATTCTCGTTTTACCAATGAGTGTTACTGCAGCTTCAATAAAAACAGTTAAGCTTCTTGAGGAAGAAAACCTTCTTTTAGAACATAAAATTTTAGTATCGTGA
- a CDS encoding GNAT family N-acetyltransferase — protein MIAQFDGFEINPIHEGDAWKICDFVIANTDRLKRYFPKTLEQNLNPTLSQIYVENRVKAFQNKDGFVFTLKQIETRKLIGLIILKELNWTSKQGEFAYAIDYNFNGKGLMSKAIEKLSVYAFETLGLERLQIISHKENRSSVKVALNNHFEWQKTLKNEFTPKGEQPLDMELYELYKD, from the coding sequence GTGATTGCTCAATTTGATGGCTTCGAAATTAATCCTATTCACGAAGGTGATGCTTGGAAAATCTGTGATTTTGTGATTGCAAATACCGATCGTTTAAAACGTTACTTTCCGAAGACATTAGAACAAAATTTGAATCCGACGCTTTCTCAAATTTATGTTGAAAATCGCGTAAAAGCATTTCAAAATAAAGATGGATTTGTATTCACATTAAAACAAATAGAAACACGAAAACTTATTGGACTCATTATCTTAAAAGAACTCAATTGGACTTCAAAACAAGGTGAATTTGCTTATGCTATAGATTACAATTTTAATGGAAAAGGATTAATGTCTAAAGCCATAGAAAAGCTTTCAGTTTACGCTTTTGAAACTTTAGGATTAGAACGATTGCAAATCATCTCACATAAAGAAAACCGATCTAGTGTTAAAGTCGCGTTGAATAATCATTTTGAGTGGCAAAAAACATTGAAAAATGAATTTACACCTAAAGGCGAGCAACCTTTAGATATGGAATTATACGAATTATATAAAGACTAA
- the hemF gene encoding oxygen-dependent coproporphyrinogen oxidase codes for MKDKFFKYIHELQDTISSKLEAIDGKAKFQEDLWKRPEGGGGRTRVIENGNVFEKGGVNISGVHGKLPESMQNYFGVEDANFFACGLSLVLHPKNPMVPTVHANWRYFEMYDQEGNIVDQWFGGGQDLTPYYLFEDDAKHFHQTCKTACDKHDPEFYKKYKARCDEYFYNTHRNEGRGIGGLFFDYCKASDDMSMQNWYDFVTEIGDSFLDAYVPIVEKRKNIESTKPQRDWQEIRRGRYVEFNLVHDKGTLFGLKTNGRIESILMSLPPHVQWVYDHHPEAGSEEEKLIKVLQNPVNWV; via the coding sequence ATCAAAGATAAGTTCTTCAAATACATACACGAATTACAAGACACAATCTCGTCTAAATTGGAAGCGATTGATGGTAAAGCAAAATTTCAAGAAGACCTTTGGAAACGTCCTGAAGGTGGAGGCGGAAGAACTCGCGTGATAGAAAACGGGAACGTCTTTGAAAAAGGTGGTGTCAATATCTCTGGTGTTCACGGAAAATTACCAGAAAGCATGCAAAACTACTTTGGTGTTGAAGATGCTAACTTTTTTGCTTGTGGTTTAAGTTTAGTATTACATCCTAAAAACCCAATGGTTCCAACAGTTCATGCGAATTGGCGCTATTTTGAAATGTATGACCAAGAAGGTAACATTGTTGATCAATGGTTTGGTGGTGGACAAGATTTAACGCCTTACTATTTGTTTGAAGACGATGCTAAACACTTTCATCAAACATGTAAAACAGCATGTGATAAGCACGATCCTGAATTCTATAAAAAATATAAAGCGCGTTGCGACGAGTATTTTTACAACACACACAGAAATGAAGGTCGTGGTATTGGAGGTTTATTCTTCGATTATTGCAAAGCTTCAGATGATATGAGTATGCAGAATTGGTATGATTTTGTAACAGAAATTGGTGATAGTTTTCTTGATGCTTATGTTCCTATTGTTGAAAAACGAAAAAATATAGAATCTACAAAACCACAACGTGATTGGCAAGAAATTCGTCGTGGTCGTTATGTAGAATTTAATCTAGTTCATGATAAAGGCACGCTTTTCGGATTAAAAACCAACGGAAGAATTGAAAGTATTTTGATGAGCCTACCACCACATGTACAATGGGTTTATGACCATCATCCAGAAGCAGGAAGTGAGGAAGAAAAATTAATTAAAGTATTACAAAATCCTGTAAACTGGGTGTAA
- a CDS encoding YchJ family protein has translation MKCYCGNNKTYNNCCEVFHSNNGKTETAQQLMRSRYSAFVLANGDYLMQTHHNSTRPITEKKAIVKWAKSVDWIKLEILETANGLENDDKGTVTFNAYFYDNKSIDVIHEKSAFIKENNKWYYLGYAKKI, from the coding sequence ATGAAATGCTACTGCGGAAATAACAAAACCTATAATAACTGCTGTGAAGTCTTTCATTCAAACAATGGAAAAACAGAAACCGCTCAACAATTAATGCGATCAAGATATAGTGCGTTTGTATTAGCCAATGGTGATTATTTAATGCAAACACATCACAACTCTACAAGACCTATAACAGAAAAAAAAGCGATTGTAAAATGGGCGAAATCTGTAGATTGGATCAAACTAGAAATTCTTGAAACAGCTAATGGTTTAGAAAATGATGATAAAGGAACAGTAACGTTTAATGCTTATTTTTATGACAACAAATCCATCGATGTTATTCATGAAAAATCTGCTTTTATAAAAGAAAACAACAAATGGTATTACTTAGGTTATGCCAAAAAAATATAA
- the hemB gene encoding porphobilinogen synthase — protein MYPLRRNRRLRTNEAIRSLVRETIITPNDFLVPLFVVEGKGIKQEIASMPNYYRFSLDLLEHEVKELWKLGLKSVLLFVKVPDNLKDNKGTEAINPNGLMQRAIKTVKNVCPGMLVMTDVALDPYSSYGHDGIIQNGKIINDDTVDVLAEMSLSHVQAGADFVAPSDMMDGRILSIREALEDDGFTDTGIMSYSAKYASAFYGPFRDALDSAPAELKDVPKDKKTYQMDFGNRFEAIRETEMDIDEGADIVMVKPGLCYLDIVREIKNEVDVPVAVYQVSGEYAMLKAAAEKGWLDHDAVMMEQIIAIKRAGADVIASYFAKDVVKLLS, from the coding sequence ATGTATCCACTAAGAAGAAACCGAAGATTAAGAACCAACGAAGCGATTAGAAGCTTAGTTCGTGAAACTATAATTACACCAAACGATTTCCTTGTCCCGCTTTTTGTTGTGGAAGGAAAAGGCATCAAACAAGAAATTGCATCTATGCCAAATTATTACCGTTTCAGCTTAGATTTATTAGAACACGAAGTAAAAGAACTCTGGAAATTGGGTTTAAAATCAGTTTTACTATTCGTAAAAGTGCCAGACAATCTTAAAGATAATAAAGGCACTGAAGCTATAAATCCAAACGGATTGATGCAACGCGCCATCAAAACTGTGAAGAATGTTTGTCCTGGAATGTTAGTAATGACAGATGTTGCACTAGATCCATATTCATCGTATGGTCATGATGGCATTATTCAAAACGGAAAAATTATCAATGATGACACAGTAGATGTGTTAGCCGAAATGAGCTTATCTCATGTGCAAGCTGGAGCCGATTTCGTTGCTCCAAGTGATATGATGGATGGTAGAATTTTATCAATTCGTGAAGCTTTAGAGGACGACGGGTTTACAGACACTGGTATCATGAGTTATTCTGCCAAATATGCATCAGCTTTTTATGGTCCTTTTCGTGATGCTTTAGATTCTGCTCCTGCAGAACTTAAAGATGTTCCGAAGGATAAAAAAACATATCAAATGGATTTCGGGAACCGTTTTGAAGCCATAAGAGAAACCGAAATGGATATTGATGAAGGCGCAGATATCGTGATGGTAAAACCAGGTTTATGTTATTTAGATATTGTTCGCGAGATTAAAAATGAAGTCGATGTTCCTGTTGCTGTGTATCAAGTTTCAGGTGAATATGCTATGCTTAAAGCAGCTGCCGAAAAAGGTTGGTTAGACCATGATGCAGTTATGATGGAGCAAATAATTGCAATAAAACGGGCTGGAGCAGATGTGATTGCTTCTTATTTCGCTAAAGATGTTGTAAAATTATTATCGTAA
- a CDS encoding CNNM domain-containing protein codes for MGLLIFYAIISIFFSFLCSILEAVLLSVTPTFINLKKSEGKAYAEDLEVLKKDVDRPLIAILTLNTIAHTVGAILVGVQAKVAYIELYGSTTRSVLGITFTEDLMVGVVSTIMTILILVASEIIPKTIGATYWKQLANFTTKALHVLIFPLRWTGILWLLQLTTKLIGGKGHGSILSREGFLVMADMAHEEGVFQENESKIIKNLLTFKEVFAKDVMTPRTVMKSEDEKTTVEDFFNKNMNLRFSRIPVFADDPDNIKGLVLKGEVFKEMALNNGSKKLSELKRNIIVVSRELPIPKLFEKLVESRNHMAIVVDEYGSVSGLVTMEDVIETLLGLEIMDESDNVSDLQHMARKSWETRAKKLGILDDKPSEENE; via the coding sequence ATGGGATTACTGATATTTTATGCTATAATTTCCATTTTCTTTTCCTTTCTCTGTTCTATTTTAGAAGCTGTTCTTCTAAGTGTAACACCAACTTTTATTAATTTAAAAAAGAGTGAAGGCAAAGCTTATGCTGAAGATTTAGAAGTGCTCAAAAAAGATGTCGATCGTCCGCTTATTGCCATTTTAACTTTAAACACAATAGCACATACTGTTGGTGCAATTTTAGTTGGTGTACAAGCAAAAGTGGCTTACATAGAACTTTATGGTTCTACAACTAGAAGTGTTTTAGGCATAACGTTTACCGAAGATTTAATGGTTGGTGTGGTATCTACAATTATGACTATTTTAATTCTTGTGGCTTCAGAAATTATTCCAAAAACTATTGGTGCTACCTACTGGAAACAACTTGCAAATTTTACAACCAAAGCATTACATGTTTTAATTTTTCCTTTAAGATGGACTGGTATTCTTTGGCTTTTACAACTCACTACAAAACTAATAGGAGGCAAAGGTCATGGAAGTATTTTAAGTAGAGAAGGGTTTTTAGTCATGGCAGATATGGCTCATGAAGAAGGTGTTTTTCAAGAGAATGAAAGTAAAATTATAAAAAATTTATTAACCTTTAAAGAGGTTTTTGCTAAGGACGTCATGACACCTAGAACGGTTATGAAATCTGAAGATGAAAAAACAACTGTTGAAGACTTTTTCAACAAAAACATGAACCTTAGGTTTTCTAGAATTCCTGTTTTTGCTGATGATCCTGATAACATTAAAGGACTTGTTTTAAAAGGTGAAGTCTTTAAAGAAATGGCTTTAAATAACGGTTCTAAAAAACTTTCAGAATTGAAACGAAATATTATTGTTGTTTCTAGAGAATTACCTATTCCTAAGCTGTTTGAGAAATTAGTTGAAAGCAGAAACCATATGGCTATAGTTGTAGATGAATATGGCTCTGTAAGCGGTTTGGTTACTATGGAAGATGTGATTGAAACACTTCTTGGTCTTGAAATTATGGACGAAAGTGATAATGTATCTGACCTTCAGCATATGGCTAGAAAAAGTTGGGAAACTAGAGCAAAAAAATTAGGCATCCTTGATGATAAGCCTTCAGAAGAGAACGAATAG
- a CDS encoding methylated-DNA--[protein]-cysteine S-methyltransferase codes for METCIMSSPLGYTKIVGDANGISEVIVLNSEESITDIIPIELEDCVIQLQEYFEGTRTKFDLNLNPQGTEFQNKVWKQLEQIPYGKTFSYLELSRQLGDIKAIRAVANANGKNPLWIIIPCHRVIGSDGSLTGYAGGLHRKQWLLEHESPYKQQRLF; via the coding sequence ATGGAAACTTGTATTATGTCTTCACCTTTAGGTTATACCAAAATTGTTGGTGATGCAAATGGTATTTCAGAAGTGATAGTCCTTAATTCAGAAGAAAGTATAACAGACATTATACCTATAGAACTTGAAGATTGTGTCATTCAGCTTCAAGAATATTTTGAAGGCACTCGAACTAAGTTTGACCTTAACTTAAATCCGCAAGGCACAGAATTTCAGAATAAAGTTTGGAAACAATTAGAGCAAATTCCTTATGGAAAAACATTTTCCTACTTAGAATTATCAAGACAGCTTGGTGACATAAAAGCCATTAGAGCAGTCGCTAATGCTAATGGTAAAAATCCGTTATGGATTATTATTCCGTGTCATCGTGTTATTGGAAGTGATGGTAGTTTAACTGGATATGCTGGTGGTTTACACCGAAAACAATGGCTCTTAGAACATGAAAGCCCTTACAAACAACAACGCTTATTTTAA
- a CDS encoding serine hydrolase domain-containing protein: protein MKNLKWTLITITAVVLLLYVFDYGYILRGVRVVYFTGHNSAFIDDFPYFENDIIEKGDKIEAWAKHKDFNSVEPTKILKRANKNWGTVAYVIIKNDSIWFEEYYDGFDENSKTNSFSMAKSYVSGLLGKAIMDGYIKSLDQPVSDFYPEYSYAKTTVGDLSSMASGLDWVEHYTSPFSVTARANYDDDLSETILNQKVVKTPGVEFEYLSGSTQLLGMVIEKASGKTLSNYLSESFWKPLGSSDNAIWQLDDEDNRLAKAFCCIGSNAKDFARFGKLYKDHGKWNGQQILDSAFVAKSIVPRFPESPEYGYGWWLKEHLGKQFFMMQGHLGQYVIVQPKDNVIIVRLGHSKGPENPLETYTDDVSIYIEEAYEMLNK, encoded by the coding sequence ATGAAAAATTTAAAATGGACACTTATAACAATTACTGCAGTAGTCCTTTTATTGTATGTTTTTGACTATGGATATATTTTAAGAGGTGTTCGTGTTGTCTATTTCACTGGTCACAATTCAGCTTTTATTGACGATTTCCCTTATTTTGAAAACGATATCATTGAAAAAGGGGATAAAATTGAGGCTTGGGCAAAGCATAAAGATTTTAATTCGGTTGAACCCACAAAAATCTTAAAAAGAGCAAATAAAAATTGGGGAACAGTAGCTTATGTCATCATAAAAAATGATAGTATTTGGTTTGAAGAGTATTATGATGGTTTTGACGAAAATTCGAAAACAAATTCGTTTTCAATGGCAAAAAGTTATGTTTCAGGTTTATTAGGAAAAGCAATTATGGATGGCTATATTAAAAGTTTAGATCAACCAGTAAGTGATTTTTATCCAGAATACAGTTATGCTAAAACTACAGTTGGAGATTTATCATCTATGGCTTCAGGCTTAGATTGGGTTGAACATTATACAAGTCCGTTTTCTGTTACAGCCAGAGCAAATTATGATGATGATTTATCTGAAACTATTTTAAATCAGAAAGTTGTTAAAACGCCAGGTGTAGAATTTGAATACTTAAGCGGAAGCACTCAATTATTAGGAATGGTTATTGAAAAAGCATCTGGTAAAACCTTATCAAATTATTTATCTGAAAGTTTCTGGAAACCTCTAGGCTCGTCAGATAATGCCATATGGCAATTAGATGATGAAGACAATAGACTTGCCAAAGCATTTTGTTGTATTGGTAGCAACGCTAAAGATTTTGCTCGTTTTGGTAAGCTTTATAAAGACCATGGAAAATGGAATGGACAACAAATTTTAGATTCTGCTTTTGTCGCAAAATCTATAGTGCCACGTTTTCCTGAAAGTCCAGAATACGGCTATGGTTGGTGGCTAAAAGAACATTTAGGAAAACAATTCTTTATGATGCAAGGTCATCTAGGTCAATACGTCATTGTACAACCTAAAGATAATGTTATTATTGTCAGATTAGGACATTCAAAAGGGCCTGAAAATCCTTTAGAAACTTACACTGATGATGTTTCAATTTACATTGAAGAAGCTTATGAAATGCTAAACAAATAG
- a CDS encoding penicillin acylase family protein: MKYIKLVLSLLATIAIFYVLNTKLGDLPPLGKFLAPTEGIWQNETDDATSGIVSIDGLENEVTVHYDAQLIPHVFAKNDYDLYKAQGYITAKHRFWQMEFQTFAAAGRISEIIGEKGLEFDRAQRRKGMLFGAENSLEVIKNDPESLKYLEAYSDGVNAYISQLKPKDYPVEYKLLGYKPEAWNIDKTMHLLMYMTDMLCGKDYDLEYTNMLRKFGEERFNLLFPDFFDVNEPVIPKEQDWSFIDVEQTETPLSELPLDSISETMVKPHPNNGSNNWAVSPQKSSTGNAILANDPHLGLKLPAIWFVMQLNSPNQNVFGATLPGALGVIIGFNNDISWGVTNATRDVKDWYKIEFQDKSKQAYKYDNGWKKTSVRLEEIKIRGKETYIDSVIYTHHGPVSYDHTFKSDDEKKGFAMKWAGHKGHNFTELFLKLNKGKNYDDYLDAISNHVAPAQNFAFASTQGDIALWVQGEFANKWEGQGKFLLDGSDPEHDWQSFIPKEFNPHIKNPERGFVSSANQHPVDETYPFYVFNDGYETYRNRVINNYLRVRETVNIQDFKNLQNNNYNLKAKELIPFMLSHMETPALTKDEQLLLNHVRQWNFNTSLDNVGPSIWSTWIKHLYRMTWDEFDAKGEALTAPFMYQTIYMLKTHPNDPFMDIIDTPEKETAIDLFSLSFKAAAKELNEWKTENGDYEWRHYKGAYVGHLLQSLPAFSRFDIPVGGDRHTVNASGVNHGPSWRMIVEMSSPPKAVGIYPGGQSGNPGSVYYDNFINDWAAGNYYDLLFMQDENTTEGVTSTQTLTPKQ; encoded by the coding sequence ATGAAGTACATTAAACTCGTTTTATCGCTTTTAGCTACAATAGCAATCTTTTATGTATTAAACACAAAACTTGGTGACCTTCCGCCTTTAGGGAAATTTTTAGCGCCAACCGAAGGTATTTGGCAAAATGAAACCGATGATGCAACTTCTGGTATTGTTTCTATCGATGGTTTAGAAAACGAAGTTACAGTACATTACGATGCTCAACTCATTCCACATGTCTTTGCTAAAAATGATTATGATTTATATAAAGCACAAGGTTATATAACTGCCAAACATCGTTTTTGGCAAATGGAGTTTCAGACCTTTGCTGCTGCTGGACGAATTTCAGAAATTATTGGAGAAAAAGGCCTCGAATTTGATAGAGCGCAACGCAGAAAAGGAATGCTTTTTGGTGCTGAAAACAGTTTAGAGGTAATTAAAAATGATCCTGAATCTCTTAAATATCTGGAAGCCTATAGCGATGGAGTCAATGCTTATATTAGTCAGCTTAAACCAAAAGACTATCCTGTTGAATATAAATTATTAGGCTATAAACCAGAAGCTTGGAACATTGATAAAACTATGCATCTATTAATGTATATGACTGACATGCTCTGTGGAAAAGATTATGATTTAGAATATACTAATATGCTCAGAAAGTTTGGTGAAGAGCGTTTCAATTTATTATTCCCTGACTTCTTTGATGTCAATGAACCAGTAATTCCAAAAGAACAAGATTGGAGTTTTATTGATGTTGAACAGACTGAAACTCCATTAAGCGAATTGCCATTAGATTCTATTTCAGAAACAATGGTAAAACCTCACCCAAATAATGGAAGTAATAATTGGGCTGTAAGTCCACAAAAATCATCTACAGGAAATGCAATTCTAGCAAACGATCCTCATTTAGGATTAAAACTTCCTGCTATTTGGTTTGTCATGCAATTGAATTCTCCAAATCAAAATGTATTTGGGGCAACACTTCCAGGAGCTTTAGGAGTTATAATTGGGTTTAATAATGATATTTCTTGGGGAGTTACAAATGCGACAAGAGATGTTAAAGATTGGTATAAAATAGAGTTTCAAGATAAAAGCAAGCAAGCTTATAAATATGATAACGGTTGGAAAAAAACATCAGTTAGACTCGAAGAAATAAAAATTAGAGGTAAAGAAACATATATAGATTCAGTAATTTATACGCATCATGGACCTGTAAGTTACGATCATACATTTAAAAGTGATGATGAGAAAAAGGGGTTTGCGATGAAATGGGCTGGTCATAAAGGACACAACTTTACAGAACTGTTTTTAAAACTCAATAAAGGCAAAAACTATGACGACTATTTAGATGCCATTTCAAATCATGTTGCACCTGCTCAAAATTTTGCTTTTGCATCAACTCAAGGCGATATTGCATTATGGGTTCAAGGTGAGTTTGCAAATAAATGGGAAGGTCAAGGAAAGTTTTTGCTAGATGGAAGCGATCCAGAACATGATTGGCAAAGTTTTATTCCGAAAGAGTTTAATCCTCATATTAAAAATCCAGAACGCGGTTTTGTGAGTTCAGCAAACCAACATCCTGTTGATGAAACTTATCCTTTTTATGTATTTAATGATGGCTATGAAACCTATAGAAATCGAGTAATTAATAATTATTTAAGAGTAAGGGAAACCGTTAATATTCAAGATTTTAAAAACCTTCAAAACAATAATTATAATTTAAAAGCAAAAGAACTCATTCCATTTATGTTAAGTCATATGGAAACTCCTGCATTAACTAAAGATGAACAATTGTTATTAAATCATGTGAGACAATGGAATTTTAATACAAGTCTAGATAATGTTGGCCCAAGTATTTGGTCAACATGGATTAAACATTTATATCGAATGACTTGGGATGAATTTGATGCAAAAGGTGAAGCGTTAACAGCGCCTTTTATGTATCAAACTATTTACATGTTGAAGACTCATCCTAATGACCCTTTTATGGATATAATAGATACTCCAGAAAAGGAAACTGCCATAGATTTATTTAGTCTATCATTTAAAGCCGCTGCCAAAGAATTAAACGAATGGAAAACTGAAAATGGCGATTATGAATGGAGGCATTATAAAGGCGCATATGTTGGTCACCTTTTGCAATCATTGCCTGCTTTTTCTAGATTTGACATTCCGGTTGGAGGCGATCGTCATACTGTAAATGCATCAGGTGTTAATCATGGTCCTTCATGGCGAATGATTGTTGAAATGTCTTCACCTCCAAAAGCAGTAGGAATTTATCCAGGTGGACAATCAGGTAATCCAGGAAGTGTGTACTACGATAATTTTATTAACGATTGGGCAGCTGGAAATTATTATGATTTATTATTTATGCAAGACGAAAATACAACTGAAGGCGTTACTTCTACACAAACATTAACACCAAAACAATGA
- a CDS encoding 3'-5' exonuclease yields the protein MISKLNLANILFLDIETVPETEHFSDLDDTKQQLWEAKSQYQRRDEFTAEEFYDRAGIWAEFGKIVCISVGYFTYQGDVRTFRVTSFYGDEIKILKDFKNLLISHFSQTKHLLCAHNGKEFDFPYIARRMIIHNIELPYKLNLFGKKPWEVPHLDTLELWKFGDYKTYTSLKLLTNVLGIPSPKDDIDGSEVFGVYYKENNIDRIVTYCEKDTIAVAQIFLRLRGDELLHDNEIIHI from the coding sequence ATGATTTCTAAACTCAACTTAGCGAATATTTTGTTTTTAGACATTGAAACAGTTCCTGAGACTGAACATTTTTCAGATTTAGACGATACCAAACAACAGCTTTGGGAAGCTAAATCACAATACCAAAGACGTGATGAATTTACTGCTGAAGAGTTTTATGATCGCGCAGGAATTTGGGCTGAGTTTGGAAAAATTGTATGTATTTCAGTTGGCTATTTTACGTACCAAGGTGATGTAAGAACGTTTAGAGTAACTTCATTTTATGGCGATGAAATTAAAATATTGAAGGATTTTAAAAACCTTTTAATCTCACATTTCAGTCAGACCAAACATTTACTTTGCGCTCATAATGGGAAAGAATTTGATTTTCCATATATCGCAAGACGAATGATTATTCACAATATAGAATTGCCTTATAAATTGAACCTCTTCGGAAAAAAACCTTGGGAAGTACCTCATCTAGACACCTTAGAATTATGGAAGTTTGGTGATTATAAAACCTATACATCTTTAAAATTACTAACGAATGTTTTAGGCATTCCTTCGCCTAAAGATGATATTGATGGTAGCGAAGTATTTGGCGTGTATTATAAAGAAAATAACATCGATAGAATTGTTACCTATTGTGAAAAAGATACCATTGCAGTTGCACAAATATTTTTAAGATTACGAGGTGACGAACTACTGCATGATAATGAGATTATTCATATTTAA